In Nicotiana tabacum cultivar K326 chromosome 19, ASM71507v2, whole genome shotgun sequence, one DNA window encodes the following:
- the LOC107814816 gene encoding putative RING-type E3 ubiquitin transferase C3H69 isoform X1 has translation MHFLKIFSRVLCKFFARGACLKGEHCDFLHDSEDVPNNVCTYYQKGICAFGSRCRYEHVKITRSQPSLPSSSANIVELKRVNATDQSICSSSTAGNCPQGKKEEHMKTCETRENQHDLLKHSQEIECGVCLERVLSKTIMAERKFGILSECDHPFCISCIRNWRNSSPSIGMDVNSTLRACPICRKLSYFVIPSVIWYSTKEEKQEIINSYKAKLRSIDCKKFDFGNGTCPFGASCFYKHTVKPGLKLWNSTLMPDLHGSSFSDADETESGSDGDMESFRALFEEAMAFMMWLRDYDTSDDE, from the exons ATGCATTTTTTGAAAATCTTTTCCAGGGTTCTTTGCAAGTTCTTTGCACGTGGAGCATGTCTAAAAGGAGAGCACTGTGATTTCTTGCATGATTCGGAAGATGTTCCAAATAAT GTGTGCACATACTACCAAAAAGGAATTTGTGCCTTTGGCAGCAGGTGTAGATATGAACATGTTAAAATTACTCGATCACAACCTTCACTTCCATCTTCATCAGCTAACATTGTTGAATTGAAGAGAGTTAATGCAACTGATCAGTCAATTTGCTCTTCCTCTACTGCTGGTAATTGTCCACAAGGGAAAAAAGAGGAGCATATGAAAACATGTGAAACAAGGGAAAATCAGCATGATTTATTGAAGCATAGTCAGGAGATAGAGTGTGGTGTATGCCTTGAGCGTGTTCTTTCTAAGACAATTATGGCCGAGCGGAAATTTGGGATACTTTCTGAGTGTGATCATCCATTTTGTATATCGTGTATCAGGAATTGGCGCAACAGTTCTCCTTCAATTGGGATGGATGTCAATTCTACTTTGAGGGCCTGTCCTATATGCCGAAAGCTTTCATATTTTGTAATTCCAAGTGTCATTTGGTACTCAAcgaaagaagaaaagcaagaaatcatTAACAGCTATAAGGCAAAACTCAG gtctaTTGATTGCAAGAAATTTGACTTTGGCAATGGGACCTGCCCCTTTGGAGCTAGTTGTTTCTACAAG CACACTGTCAAGCCAGGCTTAAAGCTGTGGAATTCTACACTCATGCCAGACTTACATGGCTCAAGCTTCTCAGACGCAGATGAAACGGAAAGCGGCTCTGATGGAGATATGGAAAGCTTCAGAGCTTTGTTTGAGGAAGCAATGGCTTTTATGATGTGGCTGCGCGATTATGATACAAGTGATGATGAATGA
- the LOC107779496 gene encoding putative polyamine transporter At3g13620: protein MTQEIDPPLSTMPENSPKLPITTTTATSKNKKLTLIPLIFLIYFEVAGGPYGEEPAVQSAGPLFAILGFFIFPFIWSVPEALITAELSTTFPGNGGFVVWADKAFGPFWGSLMGTWKFLSGVINIASFPVLCISYMEKLFPIFSSGVPRFMAILVSTLLLSFLNYTGLTIVGYAAVVLGVVSLAPFILMSLIAIPKIQPHRWISLGQKGVKKDWNLFFNTLFWNLNFWDNVSTLAGEVETPQKTFPLALFSAVIFTCLGYIIPLLAVTGAVSVDQSEWETGFMANAAEMICGKWLKFWIEIGAVLSAIGLFEAQLSSSAFQLLGMAELAFLPKFFSLRSKWFNTPWVGILLSTAISLGMSYMNFTDIISSANFLYSLGMFLEFASFIWLRRKFPLIKRPYRVPMKLPGLVIMCLIPCVFLVFIMAIATKIVFLISGLMTVGGIGWYFLIKICRSKKWLKFNDVEEPIEG from the coding sequence ATGACACAAGAAATTGATCCTCCACTTTCCACCATGCCagaaaactctccaaaactcccCATAACTACAACCACTGCAACTTCTAAGAACAAAAAACTGACTCTTATCCCTCTTATTTTCCTCATATATTTTGAAGTAGCAGGTGGTCCTTATGGTGAAGAGCCAGCAGTTCAATCTGCTGGCCCTTTGTTTGCAATTCTTGGtttttttattttcccttttatttGGAGTGTCCCTGAAGCTTTAATTACTGCTGAATTATCCACAACTTTTCCTGGAAATGGTGGTTTTGTTGTATGGGCTGATAAAGCTTTTGGTCCCTTTTGGGGTTCCCTTATGGGTACATGGAAATTCTTGAGTGGGGTAATCAACATTGCATCTTTTCCTGTTCTTTGTATTAGTTATATGGAGAAgctttttcctattttctcttCTGGGGTTCCAAGATTTATGGCAATCTTGGTTTCTACTTTGTTGCTTTCTTTTTTAAACTATACTGGTTTGACAATTGTTGGTTATGCAGCAGTTGTACTTGGTGTTGTTTCACTTGCACCTTTTATACTAATGTCATTGATTGCAATTCCCAAAATTCAACCTCATAGGTGGATAAGTTTAGGCCAAAAGGGTGTGAAAAAAGATTGGAATTTGTTCTTTAATACATTGTTTTGGAACTTGAATTTTTGGGATAATGTTAGTACTTTGGCAGGGGAAGTTGAGACCCCACAAAAGACTTTTCCTTTAGCACTATTTTCAGCAGTGATTTTCACTTGTTTGGGATATATAATTCCACTTTTGGCTGTGACTGGAGCTGTGTCAGTTGATCAAAGTGAGTGGGAAACAGGATTTATGGCAAATGCTGCAGAGATGATTTGTGGGAAATGGTTGAAATTTTGGATTGAAATTGGGGCTGTTTTATCAGCAATTGGACTATTTGAGGCTCAGTTAAGTAGTTCTGCTTTTCAACTTTTGGGTATGGCTGAATTAGCATTTTTGCCCAAATTCTTTAGTTTGAGGTCTAAATGGTTTAATACACCATGGGTAGGGATATTATTGTCAACAGCAATTTCACTTGGTATGTCTTATATGAACTTCACTGATATAATCTCTTCAGCTAATTTTTTGTATAGTTTAGGTATGTTTTTGGAATTTGCATCTTTTATTTGGTTGAGAAGGAAGTTTCCTTTGATCAAAAGACCATATAGGGTGCCAATGAAGTTGCCAGGATTAGTGATTATGTGCTTGATTCCATGTGTTTTTTTGGTGTTTATAATGGCTATTGCAACCAAGATTGTGTTTTTGATAAGTGGATTGATGACTGTTGGAGGGATTGGATGGTACTTTTTGATCAAGATTTGTAGGTCCAAGAAATGGCTTAAATTCAATGATGTGGAAGAACCAATAGAGGGATGA
- the LOC107814816 gene encoding putative RING-type E3 ubiquitin transferase C3H69 isoform X2 — protein MSKRVLCKFFARGACLKGEHCDFLHDSEDVPNNVCTYYQKGICAFGSRCRYEHVKITRSQPSLPSSSANIVELKRVNATDQSICSSSTAGNCPQGKKEEHMKTCETRENQHDLLKHSQEIECGVCLERVLSKTIMAERKFGILSECDHPFCISCIRNWRNSSPSIGMDVNSTLRACPICRKLSYFVIPSVIWYSTKEEKQEIINSYKAKLRSIDCKKFDFGNGTCPFGASCFYKHTVKPGLKLWNSTLMPDLHGSSFSDADETESGSDGDMESFRALFEEAMAFMMWLRDYDTSDDE, from the exons ATGTCGAAAAG GGTTCTTTGCAAGTTCTTTGCACGTGGAGCATGTCTAAAAGGAGAGCACTGTGATTTCTTGCATGATTCGGAAGATGTTCCAAATAAT GTGTGCACATACTACCAAAAAGGAATTTGTGCCTTTGGCAGCAGGTGTAGATATGAACATGTTAAAATTACTCGATCACAACCTTCACTTCCATCTTCATCAGCTAACATTGTTGAATTGAAGAGAGTTAATGCAACTGATCAGTCAATTTGCTCTTCCTCTACTGCTGGTAATTGTCCACAAGGGAAAAAAGAGGAGCATATGAAAACATGTGAAACAAGGGAAAATCAGCATGATTTATTGAAGCATAGTCAGGAGATAGAGTGTGGTGTATGCCTTGAGCGTGTTCTTTCTAAGACAATTATGGCCGAGCGGAAATTTGGGATACTTTCTGAGTGTGATCATCCATTTTGTATATCGTGTATCAGGAATTGGCGCAACAGTTCTCCTTCAATTGGGATGGATGTCAATTCTACTTTGAGGGCCTGTCCTATATGCCGAAAGCTTTCATATTTTGTAATTCCAAGTGTCATTTGGTACTCAAcgaaagaagaaaagcaagaaatcatTAACAGCTATAAGGCAAAACTCAG gtctaTTGATTGCAAGAAATTTGACTTTGGCAATGGGACCTGCCCCTTTGGAGCTAGTTGTTTCTACAAG CACACTGTCAAGCCAGGCTTAAAGCTGTGGAATTCTACACTCATGCCAGACTTACATGGCTCAAGCTTCTCAGACGCAGATGAAACGGAAAGCGGCTCTGATGGAGATATGGAAAGCTTCAGAGCTTTGTTTGAGGAAGCAATGGCTTTTATGATGTGGCTGCGCGATTATGATACAAGTGATGATGAATGA